In Colias croceus chromosome 8, ilColCroc2.1, the genomic window TTCCTACCtgttataagaataattattattcctaaccacacaaacacaattttaattcaattaaaagcCCTCACATTTAAAAGCATAATGGCATAAAGTCGACAAGTCATAAAACAGCCATCGATTCAATTTATACGCACCGTAAATTCGATGAAAAAACCTATCAAAGTACATTTTCTCCTATGTGAGGCAGAAGCCATCAAAATTCGCAGCAGTTTCCCCGACTGAGGATATTGTGAGATaccttatattaaaatgtaataaaattctcCAACGCTAATATAATTTCGCGGCATGGCCCGTTCGTTAGGTCGGGAACTCATAGACGACAagttaataattcattttatgCGTTTACACGGCGAAATTTTGTAGTTAATTGTTGTTCTTGGGAAGGCAGTTTTAAACTGGATGGCTTTAGATTTTCAGGTAAAGTTTTAATGTCTGTTATAAGGCAGTCTAATATTATAGTTCTATACGTAcacgaataataaaaaataactttctgaaaatttaacaaatagtATGTAAGCTTTATTTGGTGAATTATTTAGtccaatttttataaaaatacctgACATCATTATATTGCATAAATAAATTCCACTTATCGAATGTAGACAAAACTtaccaattattatttctaaataaatacaagaaccataatataattacgtgattattattttccaaACATCATTTTGTTTACTAACAAAACagcaatatttacaaaaaacgagcgtcttatattttcaaacataacaaatcaagtaatcaaaAACATTGTACACCTGCCCTAGTAGGGGGTGTGGGGGCGCTGTCGGCAATCAATCGATAGGCGACCGTTGCTAGGCAACGATCACGTTGCAAAATAAACAATCCGATCGAGGACCGGCCGTGAGCAAATTtactttcttattttattactcgTGTCAACATTTTAGATATTATCCGATTTGGTGTATCATGTTTTAATACGTATATTGTGCTATCGAAATGGTATTGTTGCCGCCGTGCGTGCCTGAGCTTTGCGGGAAGGATTTCCGGCATTCGTTGAAGAAGCCGAGTCCAAATTATCCGTATGGGCACAAGAAGAGAGTGCGGGTCGTGCCCGCGTTCACGATTCAAGCTATGCAGAAGAACACTAAGGTTGTGCCGCCTCCAAAATGCGGCGTGTTCGACCCGCTGCCGGCGAGACCGACAATGTTCAGGAGATGTTATCAAAGGGGCGAATTTCCCGTCTCTATTGAGTTCACTAGTAGCGGAAAGCGTCTCCAATGGAAGGTAACTGCAATAGATTTATACTTGAATGCTTTACATGCGACGTGAGGATTTATTGCTGTTCTTGTGACTCAGATTTTATTGACTGTTAATGATTTGTTTGTGGAAAACAAACAACGTTTTAGTTTGGGATAAATAGTGTGTTGGATGTAGAGGATTATTTTCTCAACTGTATTTACTATGttttattagatatataacattatgtaatatgtaattcATGAATTCATAATGAAGTACAGAGCCGTTCTTAATTAATGACAATAAAAGCtccttataataaatatgaaatgaatGGCTTAGTGATAAATCTAAGGTGTAAACTATGACATTAAAACCTGTATTGATGAcctattacataattttgtgACATAAAAGTATTTAGAAAAGTATAGAATcacttaatataaaatgttttagtatattaaaaaattgataattctttattttatttttgtctacctacttattaatttataattttatcttttttccAGGTGCCTATCGAAAAATTGGATTTCCATCACTATCTGCCAATGTTTTTCGACGGTCTAGCAGAAGGCACATATCCGTTTAATTTTATCGTCGAGAAGGGCATTCACGATCTGGTGACGAAAGGATCTTACAAAATACTCCCGGTTGTTCCTCAgcttattatacctattaaaagtaagtaaaatacaattttgtatagaattagaaataatttatatgtttatgtatttttctttgtattgGGCCATGCTCTATTGAATATTTACTTATGTACATTAATTTAGAATATGTGCTCTATCACATTGAGTAACTACACTGTAGTTGTAGTACTACTTGTAGTAGGTGGATTAGTTACATACTGTGGCTTTGATTTTGTTAAACTTGTATAAGAAGGTGTTTGGATTAAGTATATTCTTCCCAAATTCATCAATCACATCAGTGAAGCCTCAAGAACAAATagaatctaatatataattaaaaatcaatgacacttttcgttgtaattccataactcgagaacggctgaaccgatttcgataattctttttttattatattccttgaagtacgaggatggttcttatgtagagaaaacgttaatatgtaccacgggcgaagccggggcggaccgctagttaaatataaaatattgcaaacCTTAATGTTTAATCATTTAATAAGGATTATATGAATCTCTACAAAATACAcgtagattaaaaaaaattgaacaacTTGTACGTACGCAAAGAATTTAATATCGAGAACGCATTACAATTGAATGATCGTATTACATAGAAAATCTGAGAAGgaaatcttattattttagacGCTTTCATCTCAATCTAGATATCGAGTTACTTGTCTGTATTAGCGTTGATGTTTAAATAACGTCgctttaataagtattttatttgaaaaatccGAATGttgtatactaatattataaatgcgaaagtaactctgtctgtctgtttgttactcaatcacgcctaaactactgaaccaatttgcatgaaatttggtatggacgggcgaagccggggcggaccgctagtgttatataaattgatatttttagcAGTGTTCGACACGAAGTAGTTTTAATGTCGTATCTCTATATCTGTCgtatatctataatatcaACCAGATACCCATTTCTTaacctaggtacttattaatttaaccAGAGCCAAATACAGAGAGCGCTCTAGAAATATAAACCCAACATTTAGTTAAAATTCTATCTCCGCTAAGCAGAACTCATCTaggtatactaatattatgtcgcggaagaattctaacaaatacccgcggccccctcattaaag contains:
- the LOC123693916 gene encoding parkin coregulated gene protein homolog, with protein sequence MVLLPPCVPELCGKDFRHSLKKPSPNYPYGHKKRVRVVPAFTIQAMQKNTKVVPPPKCGVFDPLPARPTMFRRCYQRGEFPVSIEFTSSGKRLQWKVPIEKLDFHHYLPMFFDGLAEGTYPFNFIVEKGIHDLVTKGSYKILPVVPQLIIPIKNALATKRPTVLCHALKCIQMLVTGSDRVGEALVPYYRQILPVLNLFKDRNRNMGSGIDHTSSRGENVADLIEETLQILERYGGPDAFINIKYMIPTYESCVLN